From Streptomyces sp. HUAS MG91, the proteins below share one genomic window:
- a CDS encoding SAM-dependent methyltransferase gives MTPTLVQRHLSHAAPVPRADLCARARDWAEIQERMLVPLYEAVYERLEVGSGTRLLGLGCGSGLALLMAASRGAAVTGVESAEPERLALARERLLPETWAGHRGPRTRLTDGSDDSIVAAPGDEPYGIITAFEPIGCTAGDSEGLSALLESAAPLAARGSAVVLVGWGPPERCTASSVLRVATKLADPLRTAASWRPATRDDLEEVAQRAGLRPDGSGRVACPFGYADTESALKGLLSTGLFDAAVGATDPTQVDKEVTEALQPYVRRDGTVWMPNVFRYLIARTA, from the coding sequence ATGACACCTACGCTCGTGCAGCGGCACCTATCCCACGCGGCGCCCGTGCCGCGCGCGGACCTGTGCGCACGCGCGCGTGACTGGGCGGAAATACAGGAACGCATGCTGGTCCCGCTCTACGAAGCGGTGTACGAGCGGCTCGAGGTCGGCTCCGGCACCCGTCTGCTGGGGCTCGGCTGCGGTTCCGGTCTCGCTCTCCTCATGGCGGCGTCCCGCGGCGCGGCCGTGACCGGCGTGGAGTCCGCCGAACCCGAGCGGCTCGCACTCGCCCGCGAGCGGCTGCTGCCCGAGACCTGGGCGGGGCACCGCGGACCGCGGACCCGGCTCACGGACGGCAGCGACGACAGCATCGTGGCGGCGCCCGGCGACGAGCCGTACGGCATCATCACCGCCTTCGAGCCGATCGGCTGCACGGCCGGCGACTCGGAGGGACTCTCGGCGCTCCTGGAGAGCGCGGCGCCGCTCGCCGCGCGGGGCTCCGCCGTCGTACTGGTCGGCTGGGGTCCTCCGGAGCGCTGCACCGCCTCGTCCGTGCTGCGGGTGGCCACGAAGCTGGCCGACCCGCTGCGCACCGCGGCCAGCTGGCGCCCCGCCACCCGCGACGACCTGGAGGAGGTCGCCCAGCGGGCCGGACTGCGGCCCGACGGCTCCGGCCGGGTGGCGTGCCCCTTCGGTTACGCGGACACGGAGAGCGCGCTCAAGGGGCTGCTGTCCACCGGTCTGTTCGACGCGGCCGTGGGAGCGACGGACCCGACCCAGGTCGACAAGGAGGTGACGGAGGCGCTCCAGCCGTATGTGCGCAGGGACGGCACGGTGTGGATGCCCAACGTCTTCCGGTATCTGATCGCCCGTACCGCCTGA
- a CDS encoding RNA-binding protein, protein MLEEALEHLVKGIVDNPDDVQVASRNLRRGRVLEVRVHPDDLGKVIGRNGRTARALRTVVGAIGGRGIRVDLVDVDQVR, encoded by the coding sequence ATGCTCGAGGAGGCTCTTGAGCACCTCGTGAAGGGCATCGTCGACAACCCCGACGACGTGCAGGTCGCCTCGCGCAACCTGCGCCGCGGGCGCGTGCTGGAGGTCCGGGTCCACCCCGACGACCTCGGCAAGGTGATCGGCCGCAACGGCCGCACCGCGCGCGCTCTGCGTACCGTCGTGGGCGCCATCGGCGGCCGTGGCATCCGCGTCGACCTCGTCGACGTGGACCAGGTCCGCTGA
- the ffh gene encoding signal recognition particle protein, with protein sequence MFDTLSDRLAATFKNLRGKGRLSEADIDATAREIRIALLEADVALPVVRAFIKQIKERAAGAEVSQALNPAQQVIKIVNEELIGILGGETRRLRFAKTGPTVIMLAGLQGAGKTTLAGKLGLWLKSQGHSPLLVACDLQRPNAVNQLSVVAERAGVGIYAPQPGNGVGDPVQVAKDSVEYAKSKVYDVVIVDTAGRLGIDQELMQQAADIRDAVSPDEILFVVDAMIGQDAVNTAEAFRDGVGFDGVVLSKLDGDARGGAALSIAHVTGRQIMFASNGEKLDDFDAFHPDRMASRILGMGDMLTLIEKAEQTFSQQEAEKMASKLASKKGQDFTLDDFLAQMEQVRKMGSISKLLGMLPGMAQMKDQINNLDERDVDRTAAIIKSMTPAERADATIINGSRRARIARGSGVEVSAVKNLVERFFEARKMMSRMAQGGGMPGMPGMPGMGGGAGRTKKQPKKAKGKQRSGNPMKRKQQEQEEAARRAAAAESGGALGLPGAGQQGGKDFELPDEFKKFMG encoded by the coding sequence GTGTTCGACACTCTTTCCGATCGCCTCGCAGCGACATTCAAGAACCTCCGCGGCAAAGGCCGGCTGAGCGAAGCGGACATCGACGCCACGGCCCGCGAGATCCGTATCGCGCTGCTCGAGGCCGACGTCGCCCTGCCCGTCGTCCGCGCCTTCATCAAGCAGATCAAGGAGCGCGCGGCCGGCGCCGAGGTCTCCCAGGCGCTCAACCCCGCCCAGCAGGTCATCAAGATCGTCAACGAGGAGCTCATCGGCATCCTCGGCGGCGAGACCCGCCGGCTGCGCTTCGCCAAGACCGGCCCGACCGTGATCATGCTCGCGGGTCTGCAGGGTGCGGGTAAGACCACCCTGGCCGGAAAGCTCGGCCTCTGGCTGAAGTCCCAGGGCCACTCGCCGCTGCTCGTCGCCTGCGACCTCCAGCGCCCGAACGCCGTGAACCAGCTGAGCGTCGTCGCCGAGCGCGCCGGCGTGGGCATCTACGCCCCGCAGCCGGGCAACGGCGTGGGCGACCCCGTCCAGGTCGCCAAGGACTCCGTCGAGTACGCCAAGTCCAAGGTGTACGACGTGGTCATCGTCGACACCGCCGGCCGCCTCGGCATCGACCAGGAGCTGATGCAGCAGGCCGCGGACATCCGCGACGCCGTCAGCCCCGACGAGATCCTCTTCGTCGTCGACGCCATGATCGGTCAGGACGCGGTCAACACGGCCGAGGCGTTCCGCGACGGCGTCGGCTTCGACGGCGTGGTGCTCTCCAAGCTCGACGGTGACGCCCGCGGTGGTGCGGCGCTCTCCATCGCGCACGTCACCGGCCGCCAGATCATGTTCGCCTCGAACGGCGAGAAGCTGGACGACTTCGACGCGTTCCACCCGGACCGCATGGCGTCCCGCATCCTCGGCATGGGCGACATGCTCACGCTGATCGAGAAGGCCGAGCAGACCTTCTCGCAGCAAGAGGCCGAGAAGATGGCCTCGAAGCTGGCCTCCAAGAAGGGCCAGGACTTCACGCTCGACGACTTCCTGGCGCAGATGGAGCAGGTCAGGAAGATGGGCTCCATCTCCAAGCTGCTCGGCATGCTGCCCGGCATGGCGCAGATGAAGGACCAGATCAACAACCTCGACGAGCGCGACGTCGACCGCACGGCCGCCATCATCAAGTCGATGACCCCGGCCGAGCGCGCCGACGCCACGATCATCAACGGCTCGCGCCGCGCCCGTATCGCCCGCGGTTCCGGCGTCGAGGTCAGCGCGGTCAAGAACCTGGTCGAGCGGTTCTTCGAGGCCCGCAAGATGATGTCCCGCATGGCCCAGGGCGGCGGCATGCCGGGGATGCCCGGGATGCCGGGCATGGGCGGCGGCGCCGGCCGGACCAAGAAGCAGCCGAAGAAGGCCAAGGGCAAGCAGCGCTCCGGCAACCCGATGAAGCGCAAGCAGCAGGAGCAGGAGGAGGCCGCCCGCCGCGCGGCCGCCGCCGAGTCCGGCGGCGCGCTCGGTCTGCCCGGCGCGGGCCAGCAGGGCGGCAAGGACTTCGAGCTCCCCGACGAGTTCAAGAAGTTCATGGGCTGA
- the rpsP gene encoding 30S ribosomal protein S16 — protein sequence MAVKIKLKRLGKIRSPHYRIVVADSRTRRDGRAIEEIGLYHPVQNPSRIEVDSERAQYWLGVGAQPTEPVMAILKLTGDWQKHKGLPAPEPLKVAEPKSARPSFEALATADEPKGEAITQKKKAEKKDEAAEAASESTEA from the coding sequence GTGGCAGTCAAGATCAAGCTGAAGCGTCTGGGCAAGATCCGTTCGCCTCACTACCGCATCGTCGTCGCCGACTCCCGTACCCGCCGTGACGGCCGGGCCATCGAGGAGATCGGTCTGTACCACCCGGTGCAGAACCCCTCGCGCATCGAGGTCGACTCGGAGCGCGCGCAGTACTGGCTGGGTGTCGGCGCGCAGCCGACCGAGCCGGTCATGGCCATCCTGAAGCTCACCGGTGACTGGCAGAAGCACAAGGGTCTGCCCGCCCCGGAGCCGCTGAAGGTCGCCGAGCCGAAGTCCGCTCGCCCCTCCTTCGAGGCGCTGGCCACGGCCGACGAGCCCAAGGGTGAGGCCATCACCCAGAAGAAGAAGGCTGAGAAGAAGGACGAGGCCGCTGAGGCTGCGTCCGAGTCGACCGAGGCCTGA
- the ftsH gene encoding ATP-dependent zinc metalloprotease FtsH: protein MANPVPPRDRTDQPWRSEGAPPPPPQPPPKRKMPGGWGGLILTALIVYLIANLVLSFFNQGDEPTISYTEFSKQVANDNVTKIYAKGDAIQGQLKKEQPTPDDSDSRSKNYTKFTTQRPSFADDDLWANLEKHDVTVTAEPVVQERSFLSNLLISLAPMLLLVVLWIFIARRMSQGMGGGAGGMLGRKQPPKPVELEPGKKRTTFDDVAGIDEVEGELNDVVDFLKNPDAYRAMGAKMPRGVLLAGPPGTGKTLLARAVAGEAGVPFFSASASEFIEMIVGVGASRVRELFAEARKVAPSIIFIDEIDTIGRARGGGSGMGGHDEREQTLNQILTEMDGFSGSEGVIVIAATNRADVLDPALTRPGRFDRIVNVSPPDRGGRESILKIHTRQIPLADDVDLAQVARTTPGMTGAELSNLANEAALLAVKRKQKQVTQTDLSEALEKVQLGAERPLVMPDEERRRTAYHESGHALLGMLQPGADPVRKITIVPRGRALGVTLSTPDSDKYAYTEEYLRGRIIGALGGMAAEQVVYGVITTGAENDLEQVTNIARGMVARWGMSEKVGRLSALPNDAQQAYGLAAAPDTLDTIDTEMRRIVDECYDEACRKLRDHRDQLDALAAALLENETLEEADAYRVAGVTRLTKD, encoded by the coding sequence GTGGCGAACCCAGTACCCCCGCGCGATCGCACCGATCAGCCCTGGCGTTCGGAGGGCGCGCCGCCCCCGCCCCCGCAGCCGCCGCCCAAGCGCAAGATGCCCGGCGGCTGGGGCGGCCTCATCCTGACGGCCCTGATCGTCTACCTCATCGCCAACCTGGTCCTGTCCTTCTTCAACCAGGGCGACGAGCCGACCATCTCGTACACCGAGTTCAGCAAGCAGGTCGCCAACGACAACGTCACCAAGATCTACGCGAAGGGTGACGCGATCCAGGGCCAGCTCAAGAAGGAGCAGCCCACCCCGGACGACAGCGACAGCCGGTCCAAGAACTACACGAAGTTCACGACGCAGCGGCCCTCCTTCGCGGACGACGACCTCTGGGCGAACCTGGAGAAGCACGACGTCACGGTGACCGCCGAACCGGTCGTCCAGGAACGCAGCTTCCTGTCCAACCTGCTCATCTCGCTCGCCCCGATGCTGCTCCTCGTCGTCCTGTGGATCTTCATCGCGCGGCGGATGAGCCAGGGCATGGGCGGCGGCGCGGGCGGCATGCTCGGCCGCAAACAGCCGCCGAAACCGGTCGAGCTGGAACCCGGCAAGAAACGCACCACCTTCGACGACGTCGCCGGCATCGACGAGGTGGAGGGCGAGCTCAACGACGTCGTCGACTTCCTGAAGAACCCCGACGCGTACCGCGCCATGGGCGCCAAGATGCCGCGCGGCGTGCTGCTCGCGGGCCCGCCGGGAACCGGTAAGACGCTGCTCGCGCGAGCGGTCGCGGGGGAGGCGGGCGTCCCGTTCTTCTCGGCCTCCGCCTCCGAGTTCATCGAGATGATCGTCGGCGTCGGCGCCTCCCGCGTCCGGGAACTCTTCGCCGAGGCCCGCAAGGTCGCGCCCTCGATCATCTTCATCGACGAGATCGACACCATCGGCCGCGCGCGGGGCGGCGGCAGCGGCATGGGCGGCCACGACGAGCGCGAGCAGACCCTGAACCAGATCCTCACCGAGATGGACGGTTTCTCCGGCTCCGAGGGCGTCATCGTCATCGCCGCCACCAACCGCGCCGACGTCCTGGACCCGGCCCTGACCCGGCCGGGCCGCTTCGACCGCATCGTCAACGTCTCGCCGCCCGACCGCGGCGGCCGCGAGTCCATCCTCAAGATCCACACGCGGCAGATCCCGCTCGCCGACGACGTGGACCTCGCGCAGGTGGCCCGTACGACGCCGGGCATGACCGGCGCCGAACTCTCCAACCTCGCCAACGAGGCGGCCCTCCTCGCGGTCAAGCGCAAGCAGAAGCAGGTCACCCAGACCGACCTCTCCGAGGCGCTGGAGAAGGTCCAGCTGGGCGCCGAGCGGCCGCTGGTGATGCCCGACGAGGAGCGCCGCCGCACCGCCTACCACGAGAGCGGCCACGCCCTGCTCGGCATGCTGCAGCCCGGCGCCGACCCGGTCCGCAAGATCACGATCGTGCCGCGCGGCCGTGCCCTGGGCGTCACGCTGTCCACGCCGGACTCCGACAAATACGCGTACACGGAGGAGTACCTCCGGGGCCGCATCATCGGCGCGCTCGGCGGTATGGCGGCCGAGCAGGTCGTCTACGGGGTCATCACGACCGGTGCGGAGAACGACCTGGAGCAGGTCACCAACATCGCCCGCGGCATGGTCGCCCGCTGGGGCATGAGCGAGAAGGTCGGCCGCCTCTCCGCGCTGCCGAACGACGCCCAGCAGGCGTACGGGCTCGCCGCCGCCCCCGACACCCTGGACACGATCGACACGGAGATGCGCCGCATCGTGGACGAGTGCTACGACGAGGCGTGCCGCAAACTGCGCGACCATCGTGACCAGCTGGACGCCCTGGCGGCGGCGCTCCTGGAGAACGAGACCCTGGAGGAGGCCGACGCCTACCGGGTCGCCGGTGTCACCCGGCTCACCAAGGACTGA
- the rimM gene encoding ribosome maturation factor RimM (Essential for efficient processing of 16S rRNA), with protein MQLVVGRIGRAHGIKGEVTVEVRTDEPELRLGPGAVLATDPASTGPLTIESGRVHSGRLMLRFAGVRDRTAAEALRNTLLIAEVDPEELPEDEDEFYDHQLMDLDVVTVDGTEVGRITEISHLPSQDLFIVERPDGSEVMIPFVEEIVTEIDLEEQKAVIDPPPGLIDDRAEIASSREDSVEEESA; from the coding sequence GTGCAGTTGGTAGTCGGGCGCATCGGCCGCGCCCACGGCATCAAGGGCGAAGTCACCGTCGAGGTGCGCACCGACGAGCCCGAGCTGCGGCTCGGCCCCGGTGCGGTGCTCGCCACCGACCCCGCCTCCACCGGGCCGCTCACCATCGAGTCCGGGCGGGTGCACTCCGGCCGGCTGATGCTGCGCTTCGCGGGCGTACGGGACCGGACCGCGGCGGAGGCGCTGCGCAACACCCTCCTGATCGCCGAGGTCGACCCGGAGGAGCTGCCGGAGGACGAGGACGAGTTCTACGACCACCAGCTCATGGACCTCGACGTCGTCACGGTCGACGGCACCGAGGTCGGCCGGATCACCGAGATCTCGCACCTGCCCTCGCAGGACCTGTTCATCGTGGAGCGGCCCGACGGCAGCGAGGTCATGATCCCGTTCGTCGAGGAGATCGTCACCGAGATCGACCTGGAGGAGCAGAAGGCGGTCATCGACCCGCCGCCCGGCCTGATCGACGACCGCGCCGAGATCGCGTCGTCGCGCGAGGACTCCGTGGAGGAGGAGTCCGCATGA
- the trmD gene encoding tRNA (guanosine(37)-N1)-methyltransferase TrmD: MRLDVVTIFPEYLEPLNVSLVGKARARGQLDVHTHDLRQWTYDRHNTVDDTPYGGGPGMVMKTEPWGDCLDDVLADGYESGAHGPVLVVPTPSGRPFTQELAVELSERPWLVFAPARYEGIDRRVIDEYATRMPVYEVSIGDYVLAGGEAAVLVITEAVARLLPGVLGNAASHQDDSFAPGDMANLLEGPVYTKPPEWRGRDIPDVLLSGHHGKIARWRRDEALRRTTRNRPDLIERTDPKAFDKKDREMLSILGWGPGPDGRFGPTPGAVEE; this comes from the coding sequence ATGAGGCTCGACGTCGTCACGATCTTCCCCGAATACCTCGAACCGCTGAACGTCTCCCTGGTCGGCAAGGCTCGCGCGCGCGGGCAACTCGACGTCCACACGCACGACTTGCGGCAGTGGACGTACGACCGCCACAACACGGTCGACGACACCCCCTACGGCGGCGGCCCCGGCATGGTCATGAAGACCGAGCCGTGGGGCGACTGCCTCGACGACGTGCTCGCCGACGGGTACGAGAGCGGGGCCCACGGGCCCGTCCTGGTCGTTCCCACGCCCTCCGGGCGCCCCTTCACCCAGGAACTCGCCGTCGAGCTCTCCGAGCGCCCCTGGCTGGTCTTCGCGCCCGCGCGCTACGAGGGCATCGACCGCCGCGTCATCGACGAGTACGCGACCCGTATGCCGGTCTACGAGGTCTCCATCGGCGACTACGTCCTCGCGGGCGGGGAAGCCGCCGTCCTCGTGATCACCGAGGCCGTGGCCCGCCTGCTGCCGGGCGTCCTCGGCAACGCCGCCTCGCACCAGGACGACTCCTTCGCGCCGGGCGACATGGCGAACCTCCTCGAAGGGCCCGTCTACACCAAGCCGCCCGAGTGGCGCGGCCGGGACATCCCCGACGTGCTGCTCAGCGGCCACCACGGCAAGATCGCCCGCTGGCGGCGGGACGAGGCGCTGCGCCGCACCACGCGCAACCGCCCCGACCTGATCGAGCGCACCGACCCCAAGGCCTTCGACAAGAAGGACCGCGAAATGCTCTCGATCCTGGGCTGGGGTCCCGGCCCCGACGGACGATTTGGGCCAACGCCCGGAGCCGTGGAAGAATAG
- the proS gene encoding proline--tRNA ligase: protein MPKAPVLTPQAEDFPRWYQDIVAKAELADNGPVRGTMVIRPYGYGLWERMQQDMDARIKETGTQNAYFPLLIPQSYLTKEADHVEGFAPELAVVTHGGGKELEEPAVVRPTSEMIVNDYFAKWIQSYRDLPLLINQWANVVRWELRPRLFLRTTEFLWQEGHTAHATYEEARDFAARIHRHVYADFMENVLAMDVVLGRKTPKERFAGAVNTLTLEGMMGDGKALQMGTSHELGQNFAKAFHTQYLSKEGKQELVWQTSWGSTTRMIGALVMMHGDDNGLRVPPRLAPTQVVVLAVKDDAAVLAKVREIGASLKAAGIRVHVDDRTDTPFGRRAVDWELKGVPVRVEVGPRDLENGTAMLARRIPGGKEPVAIDGLAALLPGVLEADQALLLKQSRERRVSRTSDVTTVDEAVEAATAGGWARIPWATLGEAGEAKLAEHAVSVRCLLTADGAVPDADDAPGNVAVVARAY from the coding sequence ATGCCCAAAGCACCCGTTCTCACGCCCCAGGCGGAAGACTTCCCGCGCTGGTACCAGGACATCGTCGCCAAGGCCGAACTGGCGGACAACGGACCGGTGCGCGGCACGATGGTCATCCGACCGTACGGCTACGGCCTGTGGGAGCGGATGCAGCAGGACATGGACGCGCGCATCAAGGAGACCGGCACGCAGAACGCGTACTTCCCGCTCCTGATCCCGCAGTCGTACCTCACCAAGGAGGCCGACCACGTCGAGGGCTTCGCACCCGAACTGGCCGTGGTCACACACGGCGGCGGCAAGGAGCTGGAGGAGCCCGCCGTCGTCCGCCCCACCTCCGAGATGATCGTCAACGACTACTTCGCCAAGTGGATCCAGAGCTACCGCGACCTGCCCCTGCTCATCAACCAGTGGGCCAACGTGGTCCGCTGGGAACTGCGGCCCCGCCTCTTCCTGCGCACGACCGAGTTCCTCTGGCAGGAGGGCCACACCGCGCACGCCACCTACGAGGAGGCGCGCGACTTCGCGGCGCGCATCCACCGGCACGTGTACGCCGACTTCATGGAGAACGTGCTCGCCATGGACGTCGTCCTGGGCCGCAAGACCCCGAAGGAGCGCTTCGCGGGCGCCGTCAACACCCTGACCCTCGAAGGGATGATGGGCGACGGCAAGGCCCTCCAGATGGGCACCAGCCACGAACTCGGCCAGAACTTCGCCAAGGCGTTCCACACGCAGTACCTCTCCAAGGAGGGCAAGCAGGAACTCGTCTGGCAGACCTCCTGGGGCTCGACGACCCGCATGATCGGCGCCCTGGTGATGATGCACGGCGACGACAACGGCCTGCGCGTACCGCCGCGCCTCGCGCCCACCCAGGTCGTCGTCCTCGCCGTCAAGGACGACGCGGCGGTGCTCGCCAAGGTGCGCGAGATCGGTGCGTCGCTCAAGGCGGCCGGCATCCGCGTCCACGTCGACGACCGCACGGACACCCCCTTCGGGCGCCGCGCCGTCGACTGGGAGCTGAAGGGCGTGCCGGTCCGCGTCGAGGTCGGCCCGCGCGACCTGGAGAACGGGACCGCGATGCTGGCCCGCCGCATCCCCGGCGGCAAGGAACCGGTCGCGATCGACGGGCTCGCCGCCCTCCTGCCCGGCGTCCTCGAAGCGGACCAGGCACTCCTGCTGAAGCAGTCGCGCGAGCGGCGCGTGTCCCGTACGAGCGATGTCACCACGGTCGACGAGGCCGTCGAGGCGGCGACGGCCGGCGGCTGGGCCCGCATCCCGTGGGCCACCCTCGGCGAGGCGGGCGAGGCGAAACTGGCCGAGCACGCGGTGTCCGTACGGTGTCTGCTCACCGCGGACGGGGCGGTGCCGGACGCGGACGACGCACCCGGTAACGTCGCGGTCGTGGCGCGCGCCTACTGA
- the rplS gene encoding 50S ribosomal protein L19: MSHLLDSVDAASLRSDVPAFRPGDTVNVHVRVIEGNRSRVQQFKGVVIRRQGAGVRETFTVRKVSFSVGVERTFPVHTPIVEKIELVTKGDVRRAKLYYLRELRGKAAKIKEKREN, encoded by the coding sequence ATGTCTCACCTGCTCGACTCCGTCGACGCCGCGTCGCTGCGCAGCGACGTCCCGGCCTTCCGCCCGGGCGACACCGTCAACGTCCACGTCCGCGTCATCGAGGGCAACCGCTCCCGTGTGCAGCAGTTCAAGGGCGTAGTCATCCGCCGCCAGGGCGCCGGCGTCCGCGAGACCTTCACGGTCCGCAAGGTCTCCTTCTCCGTCGGCGTGGAGCGCACCTTCCCGGTCCACACCCCGATCGTCGAGAAGATCGAGCTCGTCACCAAGGGTGACGTCCGCCGCGCCAAGCTGTACTACCTGCGCGAGCTGCGCGGCAAGGCCGCGAAGATCAAGGAGAAGCGCGAGAACTGA